Proteins encoded together in one Helicobacter pylori window:
- the hofG gene encoding outer membrane beta-barrel protein HofG → MRQEKYFLTSSLSLLSFLLCPVEAFDYRFSGRVESFSKIGFNNSQINTKKGIYPTESFIDIVTLAQVKVNLLPKGTENHRLSVSLGGAIAAIPYDKTKYYINQANGKVFGSIVENFIGGYHGYFFNKYLGPAYAGTSQSASYHARPYVVDTAFLRYDYKDVFGFKAGRYEANIDFMSGSNQGWEVYYQPYKTETQKLRFWWWSSFGRGLAFNSWIYEFFATVPYLKKGGNPSNSNDFINYGWHGITTTYSYKGLDAQFFYYFAPKTYNAPGFKLVYDTNRNFENVGFRSQSMIMTTFPLYYRGWYNPETNTYSLEDSTPHGSLLGRNGVTLNIRQVFWWDNFNWSIGFYNTFGNSDAFLGSHTMPRGNNTSYISNEISVTTRHAGMIGYDFWDNTAYDGLADAITNANTFTFYTSVGGIHKRFAWHVFGRVSHANKNALGQVGRANEYSLQFNASYAFTESVLLNFRITYYGARINKGYQAGYFGAPKFNNPDGDFSANYQDRSYMMTNLTLKF, encoded by the coding sequence ATGAGGCAAGAAAAGTATTTTCTGACTTCTTCTTTATCGCTTTTATCGTTTTTATTGTGTCCTGTAGAAGCTTTTGATTATCGGTTTAGTGGTCGTGTGGAGAGCTTTTCTAAAATTGGTTTTAACAATTCTCAAATCAATACTAAAAAAGGGATTTATCCTACTGAAAGTTTTATAGATATTGTAACTTTAGCGCAAGTCAAAGTCAATTTACTCCCTAAAGGCACTGAAAACCACAGGCTCTCTGTTTCTTTGGGTGGGGCGATTGCAGCCATTCCTTATGATAAGACTAAGTATTATATTAACCAAGCTAACGGGAAGGTTTTTGGCTCAATTGTGGAGAATTTCATTGGGGGCTATCATGGATACTTTTTTAATAAGTATCTTGGCCCTGCTTATGCGGGGACTTCCCAATCGGCGAGCTATCATGCAAGGCCTTATGTGGTGGATACCGCTTTTTTACGATACGATTACAAAGATGTTTTTGGGTTTAAGGCGGGGCGCTATGAAGCGAATATTGATTTTATGAGCGGTTCGAATCAGGGGTGGGAAGTGTATTATCAGCCCTATAAGACTGAGACGCAAAAATTAAGGTTTTGGTGGTGGAGTTCTTTTGGGAGAGGTTTGGCGTTCAACTCTTGGATTTATGAGTTTTTTGCGACAGTGCCTTATTTGAAAAAGGGAGGCAATCCCAGTAACAGCAACGATTTCATCAATTACGGCTGGCATGGGATCACCACGACTTATTCTTATAAAGGATTAGACGCTCAATTTTTTTATTATTTTGCGCCTAAGACTTATAACGCTCCCGGTTTTAAACTAGTCTATGACACGAATAGGAATTTTGAAAATGTGGGCTTTCGCTCTCAAAGCATGATAATGACAACCTTTCCTTTATACTATAGGGGGTGGTATAACCCAGAGACAAACACTTATAGTTTAGAAGACAGCACGCCTCATGGCTCGTTGTTAGGGAGGAATGGCGTTACTTTAAATATCCGCCAGGTTTTTTGGTGGGATAATTTCAACTGGTCCATTGGCTTTTATAACACCTTTGGCAATTCAGACGCTTTTTTAGGCTCTCACACGATGCCAAGGGGTAATAACACTTCCTATATCAGTAATGAAATCTCCGTAACGACTAGGCATGCCGGAATGATTGGCTATGATTTTTGGGATAATACGGCTTATGATGGGCTGGCTGATGCAATCACTAACGCTAACACTTTCACTTTTTACACTTCTGTTGGAGGGATCCATAAGCGTTTTGCATGGCATGTTTTTGGGCGCGTCTCTCATGCAAATAAAAATGCACTAGGGCAAGTGGGGAGGGCTAATGAATATTCTTTGCAATTCAATGCGAGCTATGCGTTCACTGAATCGGTTCTCCTTAACTTTAGGATCACTTATTATGGGGCTAGGATCAATAAAGGGTATCAAGCAGGGTATTTTGGAGCGCCCAAGTTCAATAACCCTGATGGCGATTTTAGTGCCAATTACCAAGACAGAAGTTACATGATGACCAACCTCACGCTGAAGTTTTGA
- a CDS encoding Bax inhibitor-1/YccA family protein: MALYDRANSRNAYAEDSVLHESELVSFVKTTYKFFAGSLLLATIGALLGLMNFQAVVQYKWVFFIAEIATFFGLMFSKSKPGLNLFMLFAFTSLSGVTLVPLLGMVIAKAGLGAVWQALGMTTIVFGLMSVYALKTKNDLANMGKMLFIALIVVVVCSLINLFLGSPMFQVVIAGASTILFSLYIAYDTQNIVKGMYDSPIDAAVSLYLDFLNVFISILQIIGIFSDRDK, from the coding sequence ATGGCATTGTATGACAGAGCGAATTCTCGTAACGCGTATGCAGAAGATTCTGTGTTGCATGAAAGCGAGCTGGTGAGTTTTGTTAAAACGACTTACAAGTTCTTTGCGGGCAGTTTGTTACTAGCGACTATTGGGGCGTTACTGGGTTTAATGAATTTTCAAGCCGTAGTGCAGTATAAATGGGTATTTTTTATCGCTGAAATTGCGACGTTTTTTGGTTTGATGTTTTCTAAATCTAAACCCGGATTGAATTTATTCATGTTGTTTGCTTTCACTTCATTATCAGGGGTTACTTTAGTGCCTTTGTTGGGCATGGTGATTGCAAAAGCTGGTTTAGGGGCGGTTTGGCAAGCTTTGGGCATGACAACCATTGTTTTTGGTTTGATGAGCGTGTATGCCCTTAAGACTAAAAACGATCTAGCGAATATGGGTAAAATGCTCTTTATCGCTTTGATTGTGGTGGTGGTGTGTTCGCTCATTAACTTGTTTTTGGGTAGCCCCATGTTCCAGGTTGTCATTGCGGGAGCGAGCACGATTTTATTCAGTCTTTATATCGCTTATGACACTCAAAACATCGTTAAAGGCATGTATGATAGCCCCATTGATGCGGCGGTGAGCTTGTATTTAGACTTTTTGAATGTCTTCATTTCTATCTTGCAAATCATTGGTATTTTTTCAGACAGAGACAAATAG
- the gap gene encoding type I glyceraldehyde-3-phosphate dehydrogenase, producing MKIFINGFGRIGRCVLRAILERNDTNPNLEVIGINDPANWEILAYLLEHDSAHGLLNKEVRYSNGKLIIGSLEIPVFNSIKDLKGVGVIIECSGKFLEPKTLENYLLLGAKKVLLSAPFMGEYDEKQYPTLVYGVNHSLYQNQAIVSNASCTTNAIAPICAILDKAFSIKEGMLTTIHSYTSDQKLIDLAHPLDKRRSRAAASNIIPTTTKAALALHKVLPNLKNKMHGHSVRVPSLDVSMIDLSLFLEKKAFKDPINDLLIEASKGTLKGVLEIDLKERVSSDFISNPNSVIIAPDLTFTLENMVKIMGWYDNEWGYSNRLVDMAQFMYHY from the coding sequence ATGAAAATTTTTATCAATGGATTTGGTCGCATTGGGAGATGCGTTTTAAGAGCGATTTTAGAGCGCAATGATACAAACCCTAACTTAGAAGTGATAGGCATCAATGACCCCGCTAATTGGGAAATTCTCGCTTATCTTTTAGAGCATGACAGCGCGCATGGATTGCTCAATAAGGAGGTGCGTTACTCTAATGGTAAGCTTATTATCGGCTCGTTAGAAATCCCTGTTTTTAATAGCATCAAAGACTTGAAGGGCGTGGGTGTTATCATAGAGTGTTCAGGGAAGTTTTTAGAGCCTAAAACGCTAGAAAATTACCTTTTGCTTGGGGCTAAAAAGGTGTTGTTATCCGCTCCCTTTATGGGCGAATACGATGAAAAACAATACCCTACTTTGGTGTATGGGGTCAATCATTCTCTCTATCAAAACCAAGCCATTGTTTCTAACGCCTCTTGTACGACTAACGCTATCGCACCCATTTGCGCGATTTTAGACAAAGCTTTTAGCATTAAAGAGGGCATGCTAACGACCATTCATAGCTACACGAGCGATCAAAAACTCATTGATTTGGCCCATCCTTTGGATAAACGGCGCTCCAGAGCGGCCGCAAGCAACATTATCCCCACCACCACTAAAGCCGCCCTAGCCTTGCATAAAGTTTTACCCAATCTCAAAAATAAAATGCATGGGCATAGCGTTAGAGTGCCTAGCCTTGATGTTTCCATGATAGATTTGAGTTTGTTTTTAGAAAAAAAGGCCTTTAAAGATCCGATCAATGATTTATTGATTGAAGCTTCCAAAGGGACTTTAAAAGGCGTGTTAGAGATAGATTTAAAAGAAAGGGTGAGTTCTGATTTCATTTCTAACCCTAATAGCGTTATCATTGCGCCTGATTTGACTTTCACGCTAGAGAATATGGTCAAAATCATGGGGTGGTATGATAACGAATGGGGGTATTCTAATCGTTTGGTGGATATGGCGCAATTCATGTATCATTATTGA
- a CDS encoding outer membrane protein — protein sequence MKQNLKPFKMIKENLMTQSQKVRFLAPLSLALSLSFNPVGAEEDGGFMTFGYELGQVVQQVKNPGKIKAEELAGLLNSNTTNNTNINIAGTGGNVAGTLGNLFMNQLDNLIDLYPTLNTSNIHQCGATNNGSSSATAAATTSNSPCFQGNLALYKEMVGSIKALSQNISKNIFQGNNNTTSANLSNQLSELNTASVYLTYMNSFLNANNQAGGIFQNNTDQAYGNGVTAQQIAYILKQASITMGPSGDSGAAAAFLDAALAQHVFNSANAGNDLSAKEFTSLVQNIVNNSQNALTLANNANISNSTGYQVSYGGNIDQARSTQLLNNTTNTLAKVSALNNELKANPWLGNFAAGNSSQVNAFNGFITKIGYKQFFGENKNVGLRYYGFFSYNGAGVGNGPTYNQVNLLTYGVGTDVLYNVFSRSFGSRSLNAGFFGGIQLAGDTYISTLRNSPQLANRPTATKFQFLFDVGLRMNFGILKKDLKSHNQHSIEIGVQIPTIYNTYYKAGGAEVKYFRPYSVYWVYGYAF from the coding sequence ATGAAACAAAATTTAAAGCCATTCAAAATGATTAAGGAAAATTTAATGACACAATCTCAAAAAGTAAGATTCTTAGCCCCTTTAAGCCTAGCGTTAAGCTTGAGCTTCAATCCAGTGGGCGCTGAAGAAGATGGGGGCTTTATGACCTTTGGGTATGAATTAGGTCAGGTGGTCCAACAAGTGAAAAACCCGGGCAAAATCAAAGCCGAAGAATTAGCCGGCTTGTTAAACTCTAATACGACAAACAACACCAATATCAATATTGCAGGCACAGGAGGCAATGTCGCTGGGACTTTGGGCAACCTCTTTATGAACCAATTAGACAATTTGATTGATTTGTATCCCACTTTGAACACTAGCAATATCCATCAATGTGGCGCTACTAATAATGGTAGTAGTAGTGCGACCGCAGCCGCTACTACTAGCAATAGCCCTTGTTTCCAAGGTAACCTGGCTCTTTATAAAGAAATGGTTGGCTCTATCAAAGCTTTGAGTCAAAACATCAGCAAGAATATCTTTCAAGGCAACAACAACACCACGAGCGCTAATCTCTCCAACCAGCTCAGTGAGCTTAACACCGCTAGCGTTTATTTGACTTACATGAACTCGTTCTTAAACGCCAATAACCAAGCGGGTGGGATTTTTCAAAACAACACTGATCAAGCTTATGGGAATGGGGTTACCGCTCAACAAATCGCTTATATCCTAAAGCAAGCTTCAATCACTATGGGGCCAAGCGGTGATAGTGGGGCTGCCGCAGCGTTTTTGGACGCCGCTTTAGCGCAACATGTTTTCAACTCCGCTAACGCCGGGAATGATTTGAGCGCTAAGGAATTCACTAGCTTGGTGCAAAACATCGTCAATAATTCTCAAAACGCTTTAACGCTAGCCAACAACGCTAACATCAGCAATTCAACAGGCTATCAAGTGAGCTATGGCGGGAATATTGATCAAGCGCGCTCTACCCAACTGTTAAACAACACCACAAACACTTTGGCTAAAGTTAGCGCTTTGAATAACGAGCTTAAAGCTAACCCATGGCTTGGGAATTTCGCTGCCGGTAACAGCTCTCAAGTGAATGCGTTTAACGGGTTTATCACTAAAATCGGTTATAAGCAATTCTTTGGAGAAAACAAGAATGTGGGCTTACGCTACTACGGCTTCTTCAGTTATAACGGCGCGGGCGTGGGTAATGGCCCCACTTACAATCAAGTCAATTTGCTCACTTATGGGGTGGGGACTGATGTGCTTTACAATGTGTTTAGCCGCTCTTTTGGTAGCCGAAGTCTTAATGCGGGCTTCTTTGGGGGGATCCAACTCGCAGGGGACACTTATATCAGCACGCTAAGAAACAGCCCTCAGCTTGCGAACAGGCCTACAGCGACGAAATTCCAATTCTTGTTTGATGTGGGCTTACGCATGAACTTTGGTATCTTGAAAAAAGACTTGAAAAGCCATAACCAACATTCTATAGAAATCGGTGTGCAAATCCCCACGATTTACAACACTTATTATAAAGCTGGCGGCGCTGAAGTGAAATACTTCCGCCCTTATAGCGTGTATTGGGTCTATGGCTACGCCTTCTAA
- a CDS encoding carbamoyl-phosphate synthase large subunit codes for MPKRTDISNILLIGSGPIVIGQACEFDYSGTQSCKTLKSLGYRVILINSNPATVMTDPEFSHQTYIQPITPENIAAIIKKEKIDAILPTMGGQTALNAVMQMHQKGMLEGVELLGAKIEAIKKGEDRQAFKEAMLKIGMDLPKGRYAYSELEALEAISEIGFPAIIRASFTLAGGGSGVAYNIEEFQELAKNALDASPINEILIEESLLGWKEYEMEVIRDSKDNCIIVCCIENIDPMGVHTGDSITIAPSLTLTDKEYQRMRDASFAILREIGVDTGGSNVQFAIHPETLRMVVIEMNPRVSRSSALASKATGFPIAKVATMLAVGFSLDEIKNDITNTPASFEPSLDYIVVKIPRFAFEKFAGVSSTLGTSMKSIGEVMAIGGNFLEALQKALCSLENNWLGFESLSKDLEAIKKEIRRPNPKRLLYIADAFRLGVSVDEVFELCQIDRWFLSQIQKLVKAEEGINSSVLTDAKKLRGLKNLGFSDARIAAKIKENENLEVSPFEVELARMHLQIAPHFEEVDTCAAEFLSLTPYLYSTYAPNPLPPIENKQEKQEKKILIIGSGPNRIGQGIEFDYCCVHASFALKDLNIKSVMLNCNPETVSTDYDTSDTLYFEPIHFECVKSIIQRERVDGIIVHFGGQTPLKLAKDLAKMQAPIIGTPFKVIDIAEDREKFSLFLKELDIKQPENGMAKSIDEAYSIANVIGFPIIVRPSYVLGGQHMQILENIEELRHYLESVTHALEISPKNPLLIDKFLEKAVELDVDAICDKKEVYIAGILQHIEEAGIHSGDSACFIPSTLSPKILDEIERVSAKIALHLGVVGLLNIQFAVHQNSLYLIEVNPRASRTVPFLSKALGVPLAKVATRVMVLEDLKEALKFYDKKNIVGYSKGVYKPKMPHFVALKEAVFPFNKLYGSDLILGPEMKSTGEVMGIARSLGLAFFKAQTACFNPIKNKGLIFVSIKDKDKEEACVLMKRLVQLGFELCATEGTHKALEKAGVESLKVLKISEGRPNIMDLMMNGEISMAINTSDHKSQDDAKLIRASVLKNHVSYFTTLSAIEVLILALEESSKEDELLALQDYLK; via the coding sequence ATGCCTAAACGCACCGATATTTCCAACATTCTACTGATAGGCTCAGGCCCTATTGTGATCGGGCAAGCTTGTGAGTTTGACTACTCAGGGACTCAAAGTTGTAAAACCTTAAAATCTTTAGGTTATAGAGTGATCTTAATCAATTCTAACCCGGCCACCGTGATGACTGACCCTGAATTTTCTCATCAAACTTATATCCAACCCATCACCCCAGAAAATATCGCCGCTATCATCAAAAAAGAAAAGATTGACGCTATTTTACCCACAATGGGCGGGCAAACCGCTTTGAATGCGGTCATGCAAATGCACCAAAAGGGCATGTTAGAAGGCGTGGAGCTTTTGGGGGCTAAGATTGAAGCGATTAAAAAAGGCGAAGACAGGCAGGCTTTCAAAGAAGCGATGTTAAAAATCGGGATGGATTTGCCTAAAGGGCGTTACGCTTATAGCGAGTTAGAAGCCCTAGAAGCCATTAGTGAAATTGGCTTTCCAGCTATTATTAGAGCGAGTTTCACGCTGGCTGGTGGGGGGAGTGGGGTCGCTTATAATATTGAAGAGTTTCAAGAATTGGCTAAAAACGCCCTAGACGCTTCGCCCATTAATGAAATTTTGATTGAAGAGTCCTTGTTGGGGTGGAAAGAATACGAAATGGAGGTCATACGAGACAGCAAGGATAATTGCATCATTGTGTGCTGCATTGAAAATATTGACCCCATGGGCGTTCATACCGGCGATAGCATCACGATCGCTCCAAGCCTAACCTTAACCGATAAAGAATACCAACGCATGCGCGATGCGAGCTTTGCGATTTTGAGAGAAATTGGCGTGGATACGGGCGGGAGTAATGTGCAATTTGCGATCCACCCAGAGACTTTAAGAATGGTTGTGATTGAAATGAACCCACGGGTGAGCCGCAGCTCCGCTCTAGCTTCAAAAGCGACCGGGTTTCCTATTGCAAAAGTGGCTACCATGCTTGCGGTGGGTTTTAGCTTAGATGAAATCAAAAACGATATTACCAACACCCCGGCGAGTTTTGAACCTAGTTTGGATTATATCGTGGTGAAAATCCCTCGCTTTGCGTTTGAAAAATTTGCCGGTGTTTCTAGCACTTTAGGGACTTCTATGAAAAGCATTGGCGAAGTGATGGCGATAGGGGGGAATTTCTTAGAAGCCTTACAAAAAGCGTTATGCTCTTTGGAAAATAATTGGCTAGGGTTTGAATCGTTAAGCAAAGATTTAGAAGCGATCAAAAAGGAAATCCGCCGGCCCAATCCCAAGCGCTTGCTCTATATCGCTGATGCGTTCAGGCTCGGCGTTAGCGTTGATGAAGTGTTTGAATTATGCCAGATTGACAGGTGGTTTTTATCTCAAATTCAAAAGCTAGTCAAAGCAGAAGAGGGCATCAATTCTAGCGTTTTAACGGATGCCAAAAAATTAAGAGGGCTTAAAAATTTAGGCTTTAGCGATGCCAGGATTGCCGCTAAAATCAAAGAAAATGAAAATTTAGAGGTCAGCCCTTTTGAAGTGGAATTAGCTAGAATGCATTTACAAATCGCGCCCCATTTTGAAGAGGTGGACACTTGCGCGGCGGAGTTTTTATCGCTCACGCCTTATTTGTATTCCACTTATGCCCCTAATCCTTTGCCCCCTATTGAAAACAAACAAGAAAAACAAGAAAAGAAAATCCTAATCATAGGCTCTGGGCCTAACCGCATCGGTCAAGGCATTGAATTTGATTATTGTTGCGTGCATGCGAGCTTTGCTTTGAAAGATTTAAACATTAAAAGCGTCATGCTCAATTGCAATCCAGAAACGGTTAGCACAGATTATGATACCAGTGATACGCTCTATTTTGAACCCATTCATTTTGAATGCGTGAAGAGCATCATTCAAAGGGAGCGAGTGGATGGCATTATCGTGCATTTTGGGGGACAAACCCCTTTAAAACTCGCTAAAGATCTAGCCAAAATGCAAGCCCCCATTATTGGCACTCCTTTTAAAGTGATTGATATTGCTGAAGACAGGGAAAAATTTTCCCTCTTTTTAAAAGAGCTTGACATCAAGCAGCCTGAAAACGGCATGGCTAAGAGCATTGATGAAGCCTATAGTATCGCTAATGTGATTGGTTTCCCCATTATCGTGCGCCCTAGTTATGTGCTAGGCGGCCAACACATGCAAATTTTAGAAAATATTGAAGAATTGCGCCATTATTTAGAAAGCGTTACGCATGCTTTAGAGATTAGCCCTAAAAATCCGCTCCTTATTGATAAGTTTTTAGAAAAAGCGGTGGAATTAGATGTGGATGCTATTTGCGATAAAAAAGAGGTCTATATTGCCGGCATTTTACAGCACATTGAAGAAGCCGGAATCCATTCAGGTGATTCGGCGTGCTTTATCCCTTCCACTCTAAGCCCTAAAATTTTAGATGAAATTGAGCGAGTGAGCGCGAAAATCGCTCTGCATTTAGGCGTAGTAGGGCTATTGAATATCCAATTTGCTGTGCATCAAAATTCGCTCTATTTGATTGAAGTCAATCCCAGAGCCAGCCGAACTGTGCCTTTTTTAAGTAAGGCTTTAGGCGTTCCTTTAGCGAAAGTAGCGACTAGGGTTATGGTGTTAGAAGATTTGAAAGAAGCCTTGAAGTTCTATGATAAAAAAAATATCGTGGGATATTCTAAAGGCGTTTATAAGCCTAAAATGCCCCATTTTGTGGCTTTAAAAGAAGCGGTTTTCCCTTTTAATAAACTTTATGGATCGGATTTGATTTTGGGGCCTGAGATGAAAAGCACCGGTGAAGTGATGGGGATTGCTAGATCTTTAGGGTTGGCTTTTTTCAAGGCTCAAACGGCTTGCTTTAACCCCATTAAAAACAAGGGGCTTATTTTTGTTTCTATTAAGGATAAGGATAAAGAAGAAGCATGCGTTTTAATGAAGCGCTTGGTTCAGTTAGGCTTTGAATTGTGCGCTACAGAAGGCACGCATAAGGCTTTGGAAAAAGCCGGGGTGGAGTCTTTAAAAGTGCTTAAAATCTCTGAGGGCCGTCCCAATATCATGGATTTGATGATGAATGGGGAAATCAGCATGGCTATCAACACTAGCGATCACAAATCTCAAGATGACGCCAAACTCATACGCGCTTCTGTGCTTAAAAACCATGTGAGTTATTTCACGACTTTAAGCGCGATAGAAGTCTTGATTTTGGCGTTAGAAGAAAGCTCTAAAGAAGACGAGTTGTTAGCCTTACAAGATTATTTAAAGTAG
- a CDS encoding outer membrane protein: MIKKNRTLFLSLALCASISYAEDDGGFFTVGYQLGQVMQDVQNPGGAKADELARELNADVTNNILNNNTGGNVAGALSNAFSQYLYSLLGAYPTKLNSNDVSANALLSGAVGSGTCAAAGTANSSSLDNSQSACTAAGYYWLPSLTDKILSTIGSQTNYGTNTNFPNMQQQLTYLNAGNVFFNAMNKALVANNGTATSGTSGATGSDGQTYSTQAIQYLQNQQNILNNAANLLKQDELLLEAFNSAVAANIGNKEFNSAAFTGLVQGIIDQSQLVYNELTKNTISGSAVNNAGINPNQANAVNVRASQLPNALYNAQVTLDKINALNNQVRSMPYLPQFRAGNSRATNIMNGFYTKIGYKQFFGKKRNIGLRYYGFFSYNGASVGFRSTQNSVGLYTYGVGTDVLYNIFSRSYQNRSVDMGFFSGIQLAGETVQSTLRDDPNVKLHGKINNTHFQFLFDFGMRMNFGKLDGKSNRHNQHTVEFGVVVPTIYNTYYKSAGTTVKYFRPYSVYWSYGYSF; the protein is encoded by the coding sequence ATGATAAAGAAAAATAGAACGCTGTTTCTTAGTCTAGCCCTTTGCGCTAGCATAAGTTATGCCGAAGACGATGGAGGGTTTTTCACCGTCGGTTATCAGCTCGGGCAAGTCATGCAAGATGTCCAAAACCCAGGCGGCGCTAAGGCCGACGAACTCGCCAGAGAGCTTAACGCTGATGTAACGAACAACATTTTAAACAACAACACCGGAGGCAATGTCGCAGGGGCGTTGAGTAACGCTTTCTCCCAATACCTTTATTCGCTTTTAGGGGCGTATCCCACGAAACTCAATAGTAACGATGTGTCTGCGAACGCTCTTTTAAGTGGTGCGGTAGGCAGTGGGACTTGCGCGGCTGCAGGGACGGCTAATAGCAGCTCTCTTGATAACAGTCAAAGCGCTTGTACCGCTGCGGGCTATTACTGGCTCCCCAGCTTGACTGACAAGATTTTAAGCACGATCGGCAGCCAGACCAACTACGGCACGAACACCAATTTCCCCAACATGCAACAACAGCTCACCTACTTGAACGCGGGGAATGTGTTTTTTAATGCGATGAATAAGGCTTTAGTAGCTAATAATGGAACTGCTACTAGTGGCACTAGCGGTGCGACTGGTTCAGATGGTCAAACTTACTCCACGCAAGCTATCCAATACCTTCAAAACCAACAAAATATCTTAAATAACGCAGCGAACTTGCTCAAGCAAGATGAATTGCTCTTAGAAGCTTTCAACTCTGCCGTAGCCGCTAACATTGGGAATAAGGAATTCAATTCAGCCGCTTTTACAGGTTTGGTGCAAGGCATTATTGATCAATCTCAATTGGTTTATAACGAGCTCACTAAAAACACCATTAGCGGGAGCGCGGTTAATAATGCTGGGATAAACCCCAACCAAGCTAACGCTGTGAATGTGCGCGCTAGTCAGCTCCCTAACGCTCTTTATAACGCGCAAGTAACTTTGGATAAAATCAACGCGCTCAACAATCAGGTCAGAAGCATGCCCTACTTGCCTCAATTCAGAGCCGGTAACAGCCGTGCGACGAATATCATGAACGGGTTTTACACCAAAATAGGCTACAAGCAATTCTTTGGGAAGAAAAGGAATATCGGTTTGCGTTATTATGGTTTCTTTTCTTATAACGGGGCGAGCGTGGGCTTTAGATCCACTCAAAACAGCGTAGGGTTATACACTTATGGGGTGGGAACTGATGTGTTGTATAACATCTTTAGCCGCTCCTATCAAAACCGCTCTGTGGATATGGGCTTTTTTAGCGGTATCCAATTAGCCGGCGAAACCGTCCAATCCACGCTCAGAGATGACCCCAACGTGAAATTGCATGGGAAAATCAATAACACGCACTTCCAGTTCCTCTTTGACTTTGGGATGAGGATGAACTTCGGTAAGTTGGACGGGAAATCCAACCGCCACAACCAGCACACGGTGGAATTTGGCGTGGTGGTGCCTACGATTTATAACACTTATTACAAATCAGCAGGGACTACCGTGAAGTATTTCCGTCCTTATAGCGTTTATTGGTCTTATGGGTATTCATTCTAA
- a CDS encoding Sua5 YciO YrdC YwlC family protein, producing the protein MALVYLAQSDTTIGLLSKDSEKLNALKGRPKNQSVLIESADFTTLKSLVRAPNAFKNLIRRSAKTTFIYPNSKAVRVVKGRHGDFLKRFKTLYSTSANLTQCAYDKEIASNLADVIVSDERGLFESASSKIFKLYKDKKVRVR; encoded by the coding sequence ATGGCGTTAGTGTATCTGGCTCAAAGCGATACCACTATCGGGCTACTCTCTAAAGACAGCGAAAAACTCAACGCCTTAAAAGGCCGCCCTAAAAACCAAAGCGTTTTAATAGAAAGCGCTGATTTTACCACTTTAAAGAGCCTAGTGCGCGCGCCCAACGCTTTTAAAAACCTCATTAGAAGAAGCGCTAAAACCACTTTTATTTACCCTAATTCCAAGGCCGTTCGTGTGGTTAAAGGCAGGCATGGGGATTTTTTAAAGCGTTTTAAAACGCTCTATAGCACCTCAGCCAACCTCACCCAATGCGCTTATGATAAAGAGATCGCTTCCAATCTCGCTGATGTCATTGTGAGCGATGAAAGGGGTTTGTTTGAAAGCGCTAGCTCTAAAATATTCAAGCTTTATAAAGATAAAAAAGTGAGGGTGAGGTAG